A genome region from Microcella alkaliphila includes the following:
- a CDS encoding TrkH family potassium uptake protein translates to MAAGPHVRPVMTPGRGVPASVPARIQAFVDRHLVSSPARFAIVIFTTLILIFTALLALPISSASGEPTPIADALFTAVSAICVTGLVTLDMSTHWSAFGHGVVLLAFQVGGIGVLTLASVMGLIVSRRLGLRAKLLAVNDASQSRVTSGAGNDSQAIRIGEIGGLLGTVALSTLVIELALFASIFPRLLTAGFSLWDSTWQGFYLAASAFTNTGFVPLVDGMEPFVSDPWMLLTIAVGVFLGSVGFPVIFALFRLARFRARLGVHAKLTLFTTLILIVLGTMLIMVLEWNNGSTIGGQSPVDRPLNAFFLSVMTRSGGFSPIDVGAMNGSTLLGMNMLMFVGGGSASTAGGIKVTTLAVLFLAAFAEARGVKDMEAFDRRIPVDVLRVSVSIVLWGATIVATSSIIVLHITKAPLDYVLFDVISAFATCGLSTGLTSNELPDAAKYTLAATMWAGRVGTVTLAAALAASQRRQLFRRAEERPIVG, encoded by the coding sequence ATGGCCGCAGGTCCGCACGTGCGACCGGTGATGACACCGGGACGCGGCGTTCCCGCTTCGGTGCCCGCGCGCATCCAAGCGTTTGTCGATCGCCACCTGGTGTCGTCGCCCGCCCGCTTCGCCATCGTCATCTTCACCACGCTGATTCTGATCTTCACCGCGCTGCTCGCCCTGCCGATTTCGAGCGCGAGCGGCGAGCCCACCCCCATCGCGGATGCGCTGTTCACGGCGGTCTCAGCGATCTGCGTCACCGGGCTGGTCACCCTCGATATGTCGACCCACTGGTCGGCGTTCGGGCACGGCGTCGTGCTGCTCGCCTTCCAGGTGGGCGGCATCGGCGTGCTGACGCTCGCGAGCGTGATGGGCCTCATCGTGTCGCGCCGCCTGGGGCTGCGCGCGAAGCTGCTCGCGGTGAACGACGCGAGCCAGTCGCGCGTCACCTCGGGCGCCGGCAACGACTCGCAGGCAATCCGTATTGGAGAGATTGGCGGCCTGCTCGGCACGGTCGCCCTCAGCACGCTCGTCATCGAGCTAGCGCTGTTTGCGTCCATCTTCCCCCGCCTGCTCACGGCCGGCTTTTCGCTCTGGGACTCGACGTGGCAGGGCTTTTACCTGGCCGCATCCGCTTTCACGAACACGGGCTTCGTCCCTCTGGTCGACGGCATGGAGCCGTTCGTCTCCGACCCCTGGATGCTGCTGACGATCGCCGTCGGGGTCTTCCTCGGCTCCGTGGGCTTCCCGGTGATTTTCGCGCTGTTCCGCCTCGCGCGGTTTCGGGCACGGCTTGGCGTGCACGCCAAGCTGACGCTGTTCACGACGCTCATTCTGATCGTGCTCGGCACGATGCTGATCATGGTGCTCGAGTGGAACAACGGCAGCACCATCGGCGGGCAGTCCCCCGTCGATCGGCCTCTCAACGCCTTCTTCCTGTCGGTCATGACCCGCTCGGGCGGCTTCAGCCCGATCGACGTCGGCGCCATGAACGGCTCGACCCTGCTCGGCATGAACATGCTGATGTTCGTCGGCGGCGGGTCGGCGTCGACCGCGGGCGGCATCAAGGTGACGACGCTCGCCGTGCTGTTCTTGGCGGCCTTCGCCGAGGCACGCGGTGTGAAAGACATGGAGGCATTCGACCGACGGATTCCTGTCGATGTGCTGCGCGTCTCCGTGTCGATCGTGCTGTGGGGCGCGACGATCGTGGCGACCTCGTCGATCATTGTGCTGCACATCACGAAGGCACCGCTCGATTACGTCTTGTTTGACGTCATCAGTGCGTTCGCGACGTGCGGCCTGTCGACCGGGCTCACGAGCAACGAGCTGCCCGACGCCGCGAAGTACACGCTGGCCGCGACCATGTGGGCGGGCCGCGTTGGTACAGTGACGCTCGCCGCTGCGCTCGCCGCGAGCCAGCGACGCCAACTGTTCCGCCGAGCTGAAGAGAGGCCCATCGTTGGTTGA
- a CDS encoding ArsR/SmtB family transcription factor: MADIFTVIADATRRELLGHLLDATLSPDNKEGELAVSELVDRMDATQPTVSKHLKVLRDIGLVQVREEGQHRYYRLDSTPLEDVEDFLIPFLTVDFDEEHGEGGAAFAAWAGVDLTGPASTIGRAAADASHQARTVIHEAQERLHVVGDRLHDAQETVVKRLPWRKD, from the coding sequence ATGGCCGACATTTTCACTGTGATCGCCGACGCTACCCGCCGCGAGCTGCTCGGGCACCTGCTCGACGCAACCCTGTCGCCGGACAACAAGGAGGGTGAGCTCGCGGTCAGCGAGCTGGTCGACCGCATGGATGCGACCCAGCCGACGGTGTCAAAGCACCTGAAGGTGCTGCGCGACATCGGCCTCGTCCAGGTGCGGGAGGAAGGCCAGCATCGCTACTACCGCCTCGACTCGACGCCGCTGGAAGACGTCGAAGACTTCCTGATTCCTTTCCTGACGGTCGACTTCGACGAGGAACACGGCGAGGGCGGCGCAGCGTTCGCGGCCTGGGCGGGCGTCGACCTGACCGGCCCGGCGAGCACAATCGGTCGGGCGGCGGCGGACGCCTCCCACCAGGCCCGCACGGTCATCCACGAGGCGCAGGAGCGCCTGCACGTCGTGGGCGACAGACTGCACGACGCACAGGAGACGGTCGTGAAGCGCCTGCCCTGGCGCAAAGACTGA
- a CDS encoding helix-turn-helix domain-containing protein: MTRDLSEVRFLTVAEVAEMMRVSTMTVYRMVHAGELPAIRFGRSFRIPESAVADAIRPGLSDVG, translated from the coding sequence ATGACTCGCGATCTCTCGGAGGTTCGCTTCCTCACGGTGGCTGAGGTCGCCGAGATGATGCGCGTGTCGACCATGACCGTCTACCGCATGGTGCACGCGGGCGAGCTGCCGGCGATCCGCTTCGGGCGGTCGTTCCGAATCCCCGAGTCGGCCGTCGCCGACGCGATTCGCCCGGGCCTCAGCGACGTCGGCTGA
- a CDS encoding 30S ribosomal protein bS22, whose translation MGSVIKKRRKRMAKKKHRKLLRKTRHQRRNKK comes from the coding sequence ATGGGTTCTGTTATCAAGAAGCGCCGCAAGCGGATGGCCAAGAAGAAGCACCGCAAGCTGCTGCGGAAGACGCGTCACCAGCGTCGCAACAAGAAGTAG
- a CDS encoding HAD family hydrolase, producing the protein MAAIDDDATTGETPSAPPSPTPILAFFDVDNTLMRGASVYHLGWAAWKRGYVTWRDILRFTWKQMRFIAVGENHRHQLAVRDRALELIEGHTIEELESLTVETYEKRIEKLLLPETVGLAQDHLDKGHEVWLITATPEACARVIAERLGLTGAIGTRIRDVDGIFTGELLGHVMHGTEKALAAKDLAVDKHARLDDCWAYSDSRNDIPLLELAGNRVVVNPDAALKRYARARSWPIITAGAASIRAQRRRVRREARAVANHAR; encoded by the coding sequence ATGGCCGCTATCGACGACGACGCGACGACCGGGGAAACTCCGAGCGCTCCCCCGAGCCCAACCCCGATTCTCGCCTTCTTCGACGTCGACAACACGCTCATGCGCGGTGCGAGCGTGTACCACCTCGGCTGGGCGGCGTGGAAGCGCGGCTACGTGACGTGGCGCGACATCCTGCGCTTCACCTGGAAGCAGATGCGCTTCATCGCCGTCGGCGAGAACCACCGCCACCAGCTGGCGGTGCGCGACCGGGCGCTCGAGTTGATCGAGGGCCACACGATCGAGGAGCTCGAATCCCTCACGGTCGAAACCTACGAAAAGCGCATCGAGAAGCTGCTGCTGCCGGAAACCGTCGGCCTCGCCCAAGACCACCTCGACAAGGGCCACGAGGTGTGGCTGATCACGGCGACCCCGGAGGCGTGCGCACGCGTCATCGCTGAGCGGCTCGGACTGACGGGCGCGATCGGCACGCGCATCCGCGACGTCGACGGCATCTTCACGGGCGAGCTGCTCGGCCACGTGATGCACGGCACCGAGAAGGCTCTCGCGGCCAAAGACCTCGCCGTCGACAAGCACGCCCGTCTCGACGACTGCTGGGCGTACTCCGACTCGCGCAACGACATCCCCCTGCTCGAGCTGGCCGGCAACCGCGTCGTCGTGAACCCTGATGCGGCGCTGAAGCGGTACGCGCGCGCCCGAAGCTGGCCGATCATCACGGCGGGTGCGGCGAGCATCCGCGCCCAGCGGCGACGGGTGCGCCGCGAGGCGCGCGCCGTCGCTAACCACGCCCGCTAA
- a CDS encoding glutaredoxin family protein, with protein sequence MSRIEVLLLTKPGCHLCDDARPIVERVVADEPQAELVERDITTDEALNARHWDEIPVVMVDGAVHSIWRVDESRLRLALKEKTA encoded by the coding sequence GTGTCGCGCATCGAGGTCCTCCTGCTCACGAAGCCCGGGTGTCACCTCTGCGACGACGCCCGCCCGATCGTCGAGCGGGTCGTCGCAGATGAGCCCCAGGCCGAGCTGGTTGAGCGCGACATCACCACCGACGAGGCGTTGAACGCCCGCCACTGGGACGAGATCCCCGTGGTGATGGTCGATGGTGCCGTGCATTCCATCTGGCGCGTCGACGAGTCGCGCCTGCGCCTGGCGCTGAAGGAGAAAACAGCATGA
- a CDS encoding Dabb family protein, translating into MIRHVVFFRLGSSEAERAADIRRFAAPLEALVGVIPGLRSLTVGADIGLLEANWHAVLISEHDDREALAVYANHPAHIEAATIVRSLMIDRATVDYEV; encoded by the coding sequence ATGATCCGCCACGTGGTGTTCTTCCGTCTGGGGTCGAGCGAGGCTGAGCGGGCCGCCGATATCCGGCGTTTTGCCGCGCCGCTGGAGGCGCTTGTGGGGGTGATCCCCGGGTTGCGGTCGCTGACGGTCGGCGCCGACATCGGGCTGCTTGAGGCCAACTGGCACGCCGTGTTGATCAGCGAGCACGACGACCGTGAGGCGCTCGCCGTGTACGCCAACCACCCCGCGCACATCGAGGCCGCGACGATCGTGCGCTCGCTGATGATCGACCGGGCGACCGTCGACTACGAGGTCTGA
- a CDS encoding SOS response-associated peptidase, whose protein sequence is MCGRYANTKSGEELGRYFEADEVDDVAMPASWNIAPTQQVPIVVDRLSKTDPDEVPPSRLVTSARWSLVPRWATELTSKYPTFNARSETVSEKRTFSGALVRSRALLPADGYYEWHTVTGADGKPVKTPHYIHDPVEGELSFAGLYSWWRPPVADGQEPVPWMLTATILTRAASGPAASIHDRAPVMLPRELVDEWLDPTVEGDQALVDAMVAESEAVLERLELHPVAPLRGDGPHLIEPLAR, encoded by the coding sequence ATGTGCGGTCGGTACGCGAATACGAAGAGCGGTGAGGAACTCGGCCGTTACTTCGAGGCGGACGAAGTCGATGACGTCGCGATGCCCGCGAGCTGGAACATCGCCCCCACCCAGCAGGTGCCGATCGTCGTTGACCGGCTGTCGAAGACCGACCCCGACGAGGTGCCGCCCAGTCGGCTCGTGACGAGCGCGCGGTGGTCACTCGTGCCCCGCTGGGCGACGGAGCTGACGAGCAAGTACCCGACCTTCAACGCCCGCAGCGAGACGGTGAGCGAGAAGCGCACATTTTCCGGGGCGCTGGTGCGCTCGCGGGCCTTGTTGCCGGCTGACGGCTACTACGAGTGGCACACCGTGACGGGAGCCGACGGCAAGCCGGTGAAGACGCCGCACTACATTCACGACCCGGTGGAGGGCGAGCTGTCGTTCGCGGGGTTGTACTCGTGGTGGCGGCCGCCGGTGGCCGACGGGCAGGAGCCGGTGCCGTGGATGCTGACGGCCACGATCTTGACGCGCGCCGCGTCGGGACCGGCGGCGAGCATCCACGATCGGGCGCCGGTGATGCTGCCTCGCGAGCTGGTCGACGAGTGGCTCGACCCGACGGTCGAGGGCGACCAGGCGCTGGTGGATGCGATGGTCGCCGAGAGCGAGGCCGTGCTCGAGCGGCTCGAGCTGCACCCGGTCGCGCCGCTGCGCGGCGACGGCCCGCACCTGATCGAGCCGCTCGCGCGCTGA
- a CDS encoding thermonuclease family protein, translating to MPRAHLRPLLGMLAAALTVGLGGCALLTEFDQRSNGIDGRPTGVVASITDGDTLRLVVDGEELRVRLIGIDTPELRPAPECFADEATNALARLAPVGTRIGFEYDIDPQDRFERELMYLFAADGTFINLALVEEGYARELHYAPNFRYRDEILVAEAAAQAGGLGLWGACL from the coding sequence ATGCCGCGTGCCCACCTGCGCCCCCTTCTCGGGATGCTCGCCGCAGCTCTCACGGTCGGCCTCGGCGGCTGCGCCCTCCTCACCGAGTTCGACCAGCGGTCGAACGGAATCGACGGCCGCCCGACCGGAGTGGTGGCGTCGATCACCGACGGCGACACGTTGCGGCTGGTGGTCGACGGCGAGGAGTTGCGCGTGCGCCTCATCGGGATCGACACCCCCGAACTGCGGCCGGCTCCCGAGTGTTTTGCCGACGAGGCGACAAACGCTCTCGCCCGGCTGGCGCCGGTGGGCACCCGCATCGGCTTCGAGTACGACATCGACCCGCAGGATCGGTTCGAGCGCGAGCTGATGTATCTGTTCGCCGCTGACGGCACGTTCATCAACCTCGCCCTCGTCGAGGAGGGCTATGCGCGCGAGCTGCACTACGCGCCGAATTTCCGCTACCGCGACGAGATCCTCGTCGCCGAGGCGGCCGCCCAGGCGGGCGGGCTCGGGCTGTGGGGTGCCTGCCTGTAG
- a CDS encoding DUF305 domain-containing protein: MRISRTSAAFALAAALTLTPVLAACTPAASPGGSATPTPSVDDGAPSPAPADVMFVQMMIPHHEQAIEMSEILLAKDGMPAELRELAEQIAAEQGPEIERMRSWLRDWGMPEMGDMAGGHGGHGGMDGMLSEAELDELRDAEGDEAVVLFLRQMIAHHEGAIDMARDVIDNGRHPDVRALVDDIIASQQAEIELMTEWLDR, translated from the coding sequence ATGCGTATTTCGCGCACGTCTGCGGCGTTCGCTCTTGCCGCCGCGCTGACCCTCACTCCCGTGCTCGCGGCGTGCACTCCCGCCGCAAGCCCCGGGGGTTCCGCGACCCCCACCCCCTCCGTCGACGACGGTGCCCCCTCGCCCGCCCCGGCCGACGTCATGTTCGTGCAGATGATGATTCCGCACCACGAGCAGGCGATCGAGATGTCCGAGATCCTGCTCGCGAAGGACGGTATGCCTGCCGAGCTGCGCGAGCTTGCCGAGCAGATCGCCGCCGAGCAGGGCCCCGAGATCGAACGGATGCGCTCGTGGTTGCGCGATTGGGGCATGCCCGAGATGGGTGACATGGCCGGCGGCCACGGCGGCCACGGCGGCATGGACGGCATGCTGTCGGAGGCCGAACTCGACGAGCTGCGTGACGCCGAGGGCGATGAGGCCGTTGTACTGTTCCTGCGGCAGATGATCGCCCACCACGAGGGTGCGATCGACATGGCGCGTGACGTGATCGACAACGGCCGCCACCCGGATGTGCGCGCCCTCGTCGACGACATCATCGCCTCGCAGCAGGCCGAGATCGAGCTCATGACCGAATGGCTGGACCGGTGA